A region of Catenibacterium mitsuokai DNA encodes the following proteins:
- the uvrB gene encoding excinuclease ABC subunit UvrB has protein sequence MSYKLVSKFKPMGDQPEAIKELVKGIHEGKKTQVLLGGTGTGKTFTFANVIAQVNKPTLVLSHNKTLAGQLYSELKEFFPENRVEYFISNFDFYQPEAYIPKSDTYIDKESQTNEEIEMLRAAAMNSLLERKDTIVVASVAAIYGLGNPQSYQEMIFSLRVGQEIDRRELLTFLVDRQYTRNDMDQVKGTFRVRGDVIEIVPGHTESYIIRIELFGDEVDRITEVDPLTGHVQASYNTYTIYPAEEYITSREKMLHACDTIEEELKDRLQYYQDVAKPLEYERIDNRTRHDIEMLREVGICPGIENYSRHIDGRKPGERPYCLIDYFPDDFLLIVDESHVMLPQIRGMFNGDRSRKETLVEYGFRLPSALDNRPLRFEEFEKLIPQAIFVSATPGDYELEGVHGEYVEQIIRPTGLLDPIIEVRPIEDQIDDIISEIQLRIERNERVLITTLTKRMAEDLTDYLKEFGLKVAYLHSETKTLERTEILRDLRLGKYDVLIGINLLREGLDLPEVSLVCILDADKEGFLRSERSLIQTIGRAARNADGHVIMYADRITDSMQHAIDETSRRREIQEAYNKAHGITPTTIKKEIREAIHGQEVIDEAQKLVKKGRKAPKKDKKVLLEELERQMKEAAKVLDFERAMELRDMIEEIKDGK, from the coding sequence TAGCTGGACAGCTATATAGCGAATTAAAGGAATTCTTTCCAGAAAACCGTGTCGAATACTTTATTTCAAACTTCGATTTCTATCAGCCAGAAGCCTATATTCCTAAGAGTGATACATATATTGATAAAGAATCACAAACAAATGAAGAAATAGAGATGCTGAGAGCGGCTGCTATGAATTCTTTATTAGAAAGAAAAGATACGATTGTTGTTGCATCTGTGGCCGCTATTTATGGTTTAGGTAATCCACAGAGTTATCAAGAAATGATTTTCTCTTTACGTGTGGGTCAGGAAATTGATCGACGTGAGTTACTCACATTCTTAGTAGATAGACAATATACTAGAAATGATATGGACCAGGTCAAAGGTACTTTTAGAGTACGTGGTGATGTTATTGAAATAGTACCAGGTCATACTGAATCTTATATTATACGTATTGAATTATTTGGTGATGAAGTCGATCGTATTACAGAAGTTGATCCTTTGACGGGTCATGTTCAGGCCTCTTATAATACATATACGATTTATCCAGCTGAAGAATATATTACCAGCAGAGAAAAGATGCTTCATGCCTGTGATACGATCGAAGAAGAATTAAAAGACCGACTACAGTATTACCAGGATGTCGCAAAACCACTTGAATATGAAAGAATCGATAACCGTACAAGACATGATATTGAAATGTTGAGAGAAGTAGGTATCTGTCCAGGTATTGAAAACTATTCACGTCATATTGATGGAAGAAAGCCAGGAGAAAGACCTTATTGTTTAATAGATTATTTCCCGGATGATTTCTTGCTTATTGTCGATGAATCTCATGTTATGCTTCCGCAGATCAGAGGTATGTTTAATGGAGATAGAAGTCGTAAAGAAACATTAGTGGAATATGGTTTCCGTTTACCAAGTGCATTGGACAATAGACCACTTCGTTTTGAAGAGTTTGAAAAACTCATTCCCCAGGCAATATTTGTATCTGCTACACCAGGTGATTATGAGTTAGAAGGTGTACATGGTGAATATGTTGAACAGATTATTCGTCCGACAGGATTATTAGATCCTATTATTGAAGTACGTCCAATTGAAGATCAGATTGATGATATTATTAGTGAAATACAGTTACGTATAGAAAGAAATGAACGTGTACTTATTACGACTCTTACAAAGAGAATGGCTGAGGATTTAACTGATTATCTCAAGGAATTTGGTTTAAAGGTCGCTTATCTTCATTCAGAAACAAAAACATTAGAACGTACAGAAATATTAAGAGATTTACGTTTGGGTAAATATGATGTTTTGATTGGTATCAACTTATTAAGAGAAGGTTTAGACCTTCCAGAAGTCTCTCTTGTATGTATCTTAGATGCAGATAAGGAAGGTTTCTTAAGAAGTGAACGTTCGTTGATCCAGACAATTGGTCGTGCGGCAAGAAATGCGGATGGGCATGTTATTATGTATGCAGATCGTATCACTGATTCTATGCAGCATGCCATTGATGAAACAAGTCGTCGTAGAGAAATACAGGAAGCTTATAATAAGGCTCATGGTATTACTCCAACCACAATTAAGAAAGAAATTAGAGAAGCTATCCATGGTCAGGAAGTCATTGATGAAGCACAGAAGCTTGTCAAGAAAGGTCGTAAAGCACCTAAGAAGGATAAGAAGGTTCTTCTTGAGGAATTAGAAAGACAGATGAAAGAAGCAGCGAAGGTGCTTGACTTTGAACGTGCTATGGAACTTCGAGATATGATAGAGGAGATTAAAGATGGAAAGTAA